The DNA segment GTTGTCTGGGCGCCTGCCATCGGAACGGTGAACAGCAGCACCCCACCCGGCCTGAGCACACGGAGCAGCTCTCTAAAGCCCTGCAGATCATCGGGAACGTGCTCGAAGACCTCGGTCGAGGTGCAGACGTCGAAGCAGCCGTCAGGGTAGGTCAGTTGCTGCACATCCTGACATTGAACCCCTGCCTTGTATTGTCCGGGCGCCACGTCATCGAAATACTCGGAAAGCGTCAGCTTGCCGGCATGCCGGCGAAGATAGCCCACCAGTGGGCCTCTGGAGGACAACTCGTACACATGGCGGCGCGACAGGTCGGGGAGGACGCCCTTCAGCACGCTCACAAAAGAGAGGGTGGCCGCGCTGGAGCGACACCTGAGGCAGCGAACGGCCATTTCGTAGTCGTCCAGCTTGATGAAACCCGTCCGACCGCACAAGGGACAATCGCCGACCCTTACCCCGACCTTGCGCAAATTCAGCAGTTCCGCGGCCGTCCGTATCTCCCTTAACATGGTCGTGCCTGAAATACTACTGTCTTTGCCCTGTATCAGCCGCCCTGTCGCACTGTCCGGAGCCGAGCTTTGCCTCCCACCGCATCAGCCTTCGCCATTCGGCGCTGCTTTGCGGCGCCGCGATTGCCCCCCTCCGCATCAGCCTTCGCCATCCGGCTCGGCTTCTGCGACTCCCCCTCAAGGGGGGAGTGATAGAGTTCTACTGGAAGCCTTGTGCTGGCCTCAAGAATCACTCCCCCCTTGAGGAGGAGTCGGTGAGACTAGGGCTCCGCCCGCAGTCGAACCGGTGGGGGGGACGGAATCGGCGAGATCGCCACCTACGAGATTCAGCTCACAGTCGAGCCGCTGGGGGCCCGGTCTCCGAGGTTCGTAAGAGGCCCCTGTTTCTCCCACGTATGATCCGCCCACCAGGGAGCGGGCAGGACTTGGCCTGAGAACCCGTTGCCGAAGGGTCACTGAAGTCGAGTGCGTCCTTTCATGGTCTTGGGCGTGTCGAAAAAATCTTCGATCACGCGCCGCGCCGCCTTCAGATCGCGGCAGCGGTTCACCTGGGTGGAAAGGTAGTGCCCGAAAAAAACCCACTTGTGTCCCCAAGCCAGAAAGAGCCGCAGGCGTGGCAATTGCTCGGCCGGAGTAAACCCGGCTTCCAGCCGGTCGCAGAAAAACGATAGTGCCCGCTGGTATTCCCGGCCTTCCTCCTCTGCGGTCCGGGGAGCCCGCTGCCCCTCCCTTCCCCTGGGCTGGGCAAACCCCAACTGCTCGGCCACCTGCCAGAAAATCCAGGGCCTGGCGGTAGCGGCGCGGGCCACCATCACTCCGTCACAACCCGTCTGTTGCAGCATCTTCACAATATCCGAGGCCTGCTGGACATCCCCATTGCCGATGACCGGGATTCGCACCGCATCCCGCACCCTGCCGATGTACTCCCAGTTGGCCTGGCCGCGCCGGTGTTGAGACTGAATGCGCGGATGGAGCGTCACCCAGTCCGCTCCCGCCTGCTCCAGCATTCTGGCAAAGTCTACCAGGTACTCGGGATCGTCCTTGAGGCCGGTCCTCATCTTGACCGAAAGCGGCAGGGACGTCAGCCCCCGGGTGGTGCGCACCACCTCTTCCGCGTACCGGATGTCGCCCATCAGGGCCACGCCCCAGTTGTGCTTGAGGACTTTGCTGACCGGACAGCCCATGTTGATATCGATTCCGGCCGGCGAGAGGGTCATCAACTTTCTGAGCGAAGGCGCGATCCAACACTCATCGTTCCCCAGCAGTTGCGGAATCAGGTCCCGTTCGTCCGCGCCTACCCGGGTCTTGGGGGTCCGGCCGACCTCCTCCCCGGGCAGAATGCGCGTGGATAACATCTCCGTAAAGAGAAGTGTTCCGGCATTGGACGGAAGGTAGGTTCGAACCAGTTGGCGAAATGCCAGGTGCGACAATCCCGCCATGGGCGCGAAGATCACCGGAAAGTTGACCCGAACCCCGTTGCCGAAGGGAACGCGAAACAGCCGGCTGTGCCGCA comes from the Acidobacteriota bacterium genome and includes:
- a CDS encoding methyltransferase domain-containing protein, encoding MLREIRTAAELLNLRKVGVRVGDCPLCGRTGFIKLDDYEMAVRCLRCRSSAATLSFVSVLKGVLPDLSRRHVYELSSRGPLVGYLRRHAGKLTLSEYFDDVAPGQYKAGVQCQDVQQLTYPDGCFDVCTSTEVFEHVPDDLQGFRELLRVLRPGGVLLFTVPMAGAQTTVERARLVNGRLEHLLPPEYHGDRLRGSGAVLCYRNYGTDILDRLGAAGFSWRRLVRGEDVTGWGFDRQVVVARK
- a CDS encoding tRNA-dihydrouridine synthase family protein, yielding MISVEEPESRSVPACETAPARVRHSRLFRVPFGNGVRVNFPVIFAPMAGLSHLAFRQLVRTYLPSNAGTLLFTEMLSTRILPGEEVGRTPKTRVGADERDLIPQLLGNDECWIAPSLRKLMTLSPAGIDINMGCPVSKVLKHNWGVALMGDIRYAEEVVRTTRGLTSLPLSVKMRTGLKDDPEYLVDFARMLEQAGADWVTLHPRIQSQHRRGQANWEYIGRVRDAVRIPVIGNGDVQQASDIVKMLQQTGCDGVMVARAATARPWIFWQVAEQLGFAQPRGREGQRAPRTAEEEGREYQRALSFFCDRLEAGFTPAEQLPRLRLFLAWGHKWVFFGHYLSTQVNRCRDLKAARRVIEDFFDTPKTMKGRTRLQ